The genomic region TTGCAAAAGAGACATATCCGAATGCAGATGATGTTGTTAATATAGTTATGGACGCAAAATACAAAAAAGGTTTATTTGGTGGTGCAAGAATGGATTATATCATTATATCCGGTGTTGCAATAGATTACCTTGAAGTAAAGTAGCAGAGAATCAAAACAGTTTTATATTAGAAGTTCCGCAAAAATATAAAACTGTTTTGGTGTAAGGAAGTTGTTATGAAGTTTGTCGATATTTTTAAGAAACTTGCCGAAGACGGCTTATGCGATAGCAGGGATATAGTGAACAAAATAGTTGGAGCTGATTATCGCGATATTTATTTTACGGAATATCCGAATGACCCCTATGTCTGTAAAGGTTGCGGAAAAATCTTTAGAACACGGGCGAATGAGTGTACTGTTGATCATATTATTCCGCGAAAATACGGAGGTACAAATAATATAGCTAATTTACAAATTCTTTGCAGAGAGTGCAATCAAAATAAAGGGCATCAAATAGACCGCTTAACGCTAAAATATGGCGGAGATGCATTAATAAGAGAGTTGAAAAAAATACTTCATTATTAGAAATTGCTGAGGTTACTAAATTAATTATAGGAGTAATAGTATGGATTATGAAGAATTGAAAAAAAATGCGGATGGAATAATTAATACGCATTTAGGATTTGCAATGGTTGCAGGTGCGGTACCGCTACCTATTGTTGATATTGCTGCAGTAACGGCAATTCAAATGGATATGCTGCAACAACTTGCAAAACTTTATGAAGTTGATTTTAACGGTGAGCGAGGCAAGAGTATAGCCTTATCGTTAATCGGTTCAACATTCGGAACAACACTTGGAAGACTTGGAGCCAGTGCAGTAAAAACAATTCCCGGGATAGGAACGATATTAGGTATAAGTTCACAAGTAATCCTATCAGGAGCAGCGACCTTTGCAATAGGAAAAGTATTCCAAAGTCATTTTGAGAATGGCGGTAACTTTTTTGATTTTAATGTAAGATCAATGAAAGAGAAATTTGAAGAATTCTTAAACATCGGCAAAAAGGTTGCCAAAGATCAACAAAAGAATGAAAATAAAAATGATATACTAGCGACGATAGAAAAATTAAAAGAACTGAAAGACAAGGGAACTATTAGTGAAGAAGAATTTGAAAAAAGTAAAACGGAATTACTTGGTAAACTTCATGGCTAACCTCACACCCGCTTCAACCTGACATTGCCTTTGCGGCAATGCAGGTTAAGCGAAGGTAAGGTTAGTTCTGCATTTAAACTTTAACATCAAAAAACAAATTGGGAGAAGATGCTCGAAAGCTGTTCGGCGTTGTGTCTTGGAAAGTACAAGATTTAGGAGCGGTTTGTGTAGCAATCTCTAAAACTGAGAGAGACCAAAAAGCTATTAGCTCCGCGCAGCAAAGGCCTATAAATCCATAATTAAACAAAACTTCCAGGACAGCCCCGTTCCCTGTATGTTTATATTGATTATGCGAACCTTTTGATGTAACAAAATACCAGCCATCGGCCTTTAGTATCTTCTCTATTTCTTTTGCCGTCATTTTACGTTTCAATATATCATACAACACTATATGTATAACAATCAAGCAATGAGGAAAATATTGATTGTGTATGGAAAAGCAGAAATACGAGCTATGTTGAGGCGGATTTCCGGCGTTTAAATCCTTCGACACGGGCGCTTGCAGGGCAATCGAGAGGGCTCCTGTCGCCACGCACCAAATAGCGGTAGCCTACTCCGGCAATCATGGCGGCATTATCCGTGCAGAGCTTGAGCGGTGGGAAGATGCACGTTAAACCTTTTTGTTCGGCGAGTTTTTCACGAAGCAGCGAATTTGCAGCAACGCCGCCGCCTGCGACAATCGTGTGCAGTCCCGTGTCTTCTACCGCCCGCAGCAGGGAACGCAGTAATATTTTAACGGCTCTCGATTGAAAGGCCGCCGCGATATTTTCGGGCGTTTTTTCATATCCGGGATTCCAGAATTGATCGATTTGATTGATGACTGCGGTTTTTAATCCCGAATAGGACACGTCATACCGGCGGCCGGATTCGTGCAGTACCGGCATCGGAAAGTTTGCAGCCTTGGGATCGCCGTTTTTCGCCAGCCGGTCAATAATTACGCCGCCCGGATAGCCGAAATCGTAGAACTTCGCAACCTTATCGAATGCTTCGCCCGGCGCATC from Treponema vincentii harbors:
- a CDS encoding HNH endonuclease — encoded protein: MKFVDIFKKLAEDGLCDSRDIVNKIVGADYRDIYFTEYPNDPYVCKGCGKIFRTRANECTVDHIIPRKYGGTNNIANLQILCRECNQNKGHQIDRLTLKYGGDALIRELKKILHY
- a CDS encoding DUF697 domain-containing protein; protein product: MDYEELKKNADGIINTHLGFAMVAGAVPLPIVDIAAVTAIQMDMLQQLAKLYEVDFNGERGKSIALSLIGSTFGTTLGRLGASAVKTIPGIGTILGISSQVILSGAATFAIGKVFQSHFENGGNFFDFNVRSMKEKFEEFLNIGKKVAKDQQKNENKNDILATIEKLKELKDKGTISEEEFEKSKTELLGKLHG
- a CDS encoding type II toxin-antitoxin system HicA family toxin; this encodes MTAKEIEKILKADGWYFVTSKGSHNQYKHTGNGAVLEVLFNYGFIGLCCAELIAFWSLSVLEIATQTAPKSCTFQDTTPNSFRASSPNLFFDVKV
- the tsaD gene encoding tRNA (adenosine(37)-N6)-threonylcarbamoyltransferase complex transferase subunit TsaD translates to MKILGIESSCDETAAAVVEDGHKIISSVVATQIPFHEAYKGVVPEIASRKHTEWILPVVKTALQEAGETLQSIDGIAVTNRPGLMGSLLVGLTFAKTLAWACNKPFIAVNHMLGHLYAAHLEQDIPYPYLGLLVSGGHSLICKVYDFDSIEVLGSTIDDAPGEAFDKVAKFYDFGYPGGVIIDRLAKNGDPKAANFPMPVLHESGRRYDVSYSGLKTAVINQIDQFWNPGYEKTPENIAAAFQSRAVKILLRSLLRAVEDTGLHTIVAGGGVAANSLLREKLAEQKGLTCIFPPLKLCTDNAAMIAGVGYRYLVRGDRSPLDCPASARVEGFKRRKSAST